The proteins below come from a single uncultured Carboxylicivirga sp. genomic window:
- a CDS encoding lactate racemase domain-containing protein has product MIYYQKGSETTVLSDADLKLALFEALEKLGTKQKVLAIPPDYTRFHSKAGELTTFAYEYFKEKLTDVLPALGTHAAMTADEINHMFKGVPSSLFKVHDWRNDVVTVGEIPAEYVSEATEGIVNYKWPAQVNKILLDGGHDLILSIGQVVPHEVIGMANYNKNIFVGTGGSEGINKSHFVGAAYGMERIMGRTHSPVRQLLNYASDNFTNHLPILYVLTVIGKDESGKSVTRGLFVGDDVEVFELAAALSLKVNFKMVEKPLKKVVVYLDPSEFKSTWLGNKSVYRTRMALADNAELIVLAPALKEFGEDATIDQLIRKYGYCGTPATLKAIEENDDLKNNLGAAAHLMHGSSEGRFSITYCPGHLSKDEIESVNFRYAPLDEMMARYNPDNLVDGYNTLPDGEEIYYISNPAMGLWAHPDRFKE; this is encoded by the coding sequence ATGATTTATTATCAAAAAGGATCGGAAACAACCGTTTTAAGTGATGCTGATTTAAAATTAGCTTTATTTGAAGCGCTTGAGAAATTAGGTACCAAACAAAAAGTTTTGGCTATCCCCCCCGATTATACGCGTTTTCATTCGAAAGCAGGTGAATTAACCACCTTCGCCTACGAATATTTCAAAGAAAAACTTACAGATGTGCTTCCTGCTTTGGGAACACATGCTGCTATGACTGCCGATGAAATTAACCATATGTTTAAAGGAGTGCCTTCCTCTCTTTTTAAAGTGCACGACTGGAGAAACGATGTGGTTACGGTGGGTGAAATACCTGCTGAATATGTTTCGGAAGCAACAGAAGGAATAGTAAACTACAAATGGCCGGCACAGGTAAATAAAATATTACTCGATGGTGGCCACGATCTTATTCTTTCTATTGGTCAGGTAGTACCACACGAAGTAATTGGAATGGCCAACTACAACAAAAACATTTTTGTGGGTACCGGAGGTTCTGAAGGTATCAATAAAAGTCATTTTGTAGGTGCTGCCTATGGCATGGAACGCATAATGGGCCGAACACATTCACCTGTGCGTCAGCTATTAAATTATGCATCCGATAATTTTACAAACCATTTGCCTATTTTATATGTTCTTACTGTTATTGGAAAGGATGAAAGTGGGAAATCAGTCACTCGCGGACTCTTTGTTGGCGATGATGTTGAAGTCTTCGAACTGGCAGCTGCTCTTTCGTTAAAAGTTAATTTTAAAATGGTTGAAAAACCATTGAAAAAAGTAGTTGTTTACCTCGATCCTTCTGAGTTTAAAAGTACCTGGTTGGGTAATAAAAGTGTTTACCGCACTCGAATGGCTTTGGCCGATAATGCTGAGTTAATAGTACTAGCTCCGGCATTAAAAGAGTTTGGCGAAGACGCAACCATTGATCAACTCATTCGCAAATATGGCTATTGTGGAACTCCAGCAACACTAAAAGCTATAGAAGAAAATGATGATTTAAAAAACAACCTGGGTGCCGCAGCTCACCTGATGCATGGAAGTAGTGAAGGAAGATTTTCAATCACCTACTGTCCAGGTCACTTATCCAAAGACGAAATTGAATCTGTCAACTTCCGTTATGCGCCATTAGATGAAATGATGGCTCGCTACAATCCGGATAATTTGGTTGATGGCTACAATACACTGCCAGATGGAGAAGAAATTTATTATATTTCCAATCCGGCAATGGGGCTTTGGGCTCATCCCGATCGATTTAAAGAATAG
- a CDS encoding sugar kinase, producing the protein MKIILKKNCKYSLVVPTSMGVRITPPNGQPVHSSDQFTMYATSAETNVASIASYLGLPVKVLTKFVKGSPIAEFIKSNLKGRHMDYDGQEVPQGGPWGYRHQFNIADSGYGSRGPRVQNDRAGEVGRTLSVNDFDLEKLFGEEGVQIVHLSGLIAALSPETSQFCLDLARAAKKHGTRIAFDLNYRATFWKDREEELSTVFAEIASVSDILVGNEEDFQLCLGIEGPEAGGEGLQSKINSFKEMITRVKASYPGASIFATTLREVISTNQHLWGAIMLEGDNWHVIEPRQINVLDRIGGGDGFVGGLLYGVLKQMPTEKAMQFGWASGALATTFLTDYAQPADEAMVWSIWEGNARVQR; encoded by the coding sequence ATGAAAATCATCCTGAAAAAGAACTGCAAATACTCATTGGTAGTACCTACCAGCATGGGAGTTCGTATTACTCCACCCAATGGTCAACCCGTACACAGTAGCGATCAGTTTACCATGTATGCTACCAGTGCCGAAACCAATGTGGCCAGTATTGCATCATACCTTGGTTTACCAGTTAAAGTACTTACTAAGTTTGTTAAGGGAAGCCCCATTGCCGAATTCATTAAGAGCAATCTTAAGGGACGACACATGGATTATGATGGTCAGGAAGTTCCTCAAGGAGGCCCTTGGGGATATCGTCATCAGTTTAATATAGCAGATAGCGGTTATGGATCGCGTGGACCAAGGGTTCAGAACGATCGTGCTGGTGAAGTGGGCCGAACATTAAGTGTAAATGATTTTGATCTGGAAAAACTATTCGGAGAAGAGGGGGTTCAGATCGTTCATCTATCGGGATTAATTGCAGCTTTATCTCCCGAAACCAGCCAGTTCTGTCTGGATTTGGCTCGTGCTGCAAAAAAACACGGAACGCGAATCGCTTTCGATTTAAATTATCGAGCAACGTTTTGGAAAGATCGCGAAGAAGAATTAAGTACTGTTTTTGCTGAGATTGCTTCTGTTTCCGACATATTAGTTGGTAACGAAGAAGACTTTCAACTTTGCCTGGGTATTGAAGGACCCGAAGCAGGCGGTGAAGGCTTACAATCGAAAATCAACAGTTTTAAAGAAATGATTACCCGCGTTAAGGCCTCTTATCCGGGCGCATCCATTTTTGCTACTACCCTGCGCGAAGTTATTAGTACCAATCAACACCTTTGGGGCGCAATTATGCTCGAAGGCGACAATTGGCATGTGATTGAACCTCGCCAAATTAATGTACTGGATCGCATTGGTGGTGGTGATGGTTTTGTAGGTGGATTGTTATACGGTGTTTTAAAACAAATGCCAACTGAAAAGGCCATGCAATTCGGATGGGCATCTGGTGCTTTGGCAACCACTTTCCTTACCGACTATGCTCAACCTGCCGACGAAGCAATGGTGTGGAGTATTTGGGAAGGTAATGCGCGTGTTCAACGATAA
- the uxuA gene encoding mannonate dehydratase: MGVEQTWRWYGPGDPVSLADIRQAGATGIVTALHEVAIGEVWTEEMILARKRLIHWDDSVTPPKPRGLNWSVIESIPVHEDIKQGKDTKDEWIEKYKESIRNVGKAGIEVVTYNWMPVVDWTRTNLTMEMEDGAQALCFDMAEFVAFDLFILKRKGAEGEYSDDIKKLATEKFESMSDEQRYMLQHNIIAGLPGGQEGYSIEDFRERLAEYDNISADDYRENLKYFLEQIVPVAIESGVRLAIHPDDPPIPLFGLPRVVSCETDLQYIVNVVDSIYNGLCICTGSLGVRADNDLPGMIERLGSKINFLHLRSTQRDDNGSFHEASHLRGNVDMYSVFVAVLKEQKKRHALNRRDEIIPMRADHGHTILDDLRKKTNPGYSAIGLLRGLAELRGLEMGIEKSGVIYK; encoded by the coding sequence ATGGGGGTTGAACAAACATGGAGATGGTACGGACCTGGTGATCCGGTATCATTGGCAGATATTAGACAGGCTGGAGCAACAGGTATAGTTACAGCACTACACGAAGTTGCAATTGGTGAAGTATGGACAGAAGAAATGATCTTAGCCAGAAAAAGGTTGATTCATTGGGACGACAGTGTTACTCCACCCAAACCACGCGGACTTAATTGGTCTGTTATCGAAAGTATACCTGTTCATGAAGATATCAAACAAGGGAAAGATACAAAAGACGAATGGATTGAAAAATACAAGGAAAGCATTCGAAACGTTGGCAAAGCAGGAATTGAAGTAGTTACTTACAATTGGATGCCTGTAGTCGACTGGACACGTACCAACCTAACAATGGAAATGGAAGACGGAGCTCAGGCTTTATGTTTTGACATGGCTGAATTTGTTGCTTTTGATTTATTTATACTTAAGCGCAAAGGCGCTGAAGGTGAATACAGTGATGACATAAAAAAGCTGGCTACCGAAAAGTTCGAAAGCATGAGCGACGAACAACGTTACATGCTACAGCACAATATCATTGCTGGCTTACCTGGTGGGCAAGAAGGTTATTCCATTGAAGATTTTAGAGAACGATTAGCTGAATATGACAACATATCAGCTGATGATTATCGCGAGAACCTAAAGTATTTTCTGGAACAAATTGTACCCGTAGCTATCGAATCGGGTGTTCGTTTAGCAATACATCCCGACGATCCACCAATCCCGTTGTTTGGTTTACCTCGTGTAGTTAGTTGCGAAACAGATTTACAATACATTGTTAATGTAGTGGATTCGATTTACAATGGATTATGCATCTGTACAGGATCTTTAGGCGTACGTGCCGATAATGATTTACCTGGAATGATCGAACGTCTTGGAAGTAAAATTAACTTTCTTCATTTACGCAGCACTCAACGTGACGATAATGGAAGTTTCCACGAAGCTAGTCACTTGAGAGGAAATGTTGATATGTATAGCGTATTTGTTGCCGTATTAAAGGAGCAAAAGAAACGTCATGCTTTAAACAGAAGAGACGAAATTATTCCAATGCGTGCCGACCATGGTCATACGATTCTCGATGATCTGAGAAAGAAAACAAATCCAGGATATTCAGCCATTGGCCTATTAAGAGGGCTTGCTGAATTAAGAGGATTGGAAATGGGAATCGAAAAAAGTGGTGTAATCTATAAATAG